In one window of Armatimonadota bacterium DNA:
- a CDS encoding ABC transporter substrate-binding protein, with protein sequence MAGRKGDASVGEIGMKHFLRGGAMSLVVALLAGCARLGGQRPAEQPLKIGLVAPITGSIATFGKSTRQGAALVFDRVNDQGGLLGRRIQVIVEDDAGKPEEAANVFTKLVNRDRVAAIVGSVATKCSFAGAPVCQRGGVPMITPASTNPKVTEIGDYIFRVCFVDPFQGEVIARFLVDNLGLKRVGIIYDLTNDYSAGLADYVEDNVEKLGGEVVSRQTFSEQDKSFKAQLTAMQARRPQAIFVSAYYTEAALVARQARQLGIAATLMGPDGWDSPMLVESGGDAVEGGYFSDHYSADSPNPRTQEFVAAYRERYGESPDALAALGYDAAGLLVDAIRRAGSAEGAAIRDVLAATTEYDGATGAISMDAERNARKPAVILQVKDGKFVLVETIAP encoded by the coding sequence ATGGCCGGACGGAAGGGTGATGCATCGGTCGGGGAGATCGGCATGAAGCATTTCCTGCGCGGTGGGGCTATGTCGTTGGTCGTGGCGCTGCTGGCTGGCTGCGCACGTCTAGGCGGGCAGCGGCCCGCCGAGCAGCCGCTCAAGATCGGCCTCGTCGCGCCCATCACGGGCAGCATCGCCACCTTCGGCAAGTCCACCCGCCAGGGCGCCGCGTTGGTGTTCGACCGCGTCAACGACCAGGGCGGGCTGCTGGGGCGGCGGATTCAGGTCATCGTCGAGGACGACGCCGGCAAGCCGGAGGAAGCGGCGAACGTCTTCACCAAGCTCGTCAATCGCGACCGCGTCGCCGCCATCGTCGGCTCGGTGGCGACGAAGTGCAGTTTCGCCGGCGCGCCGGTGTGCCAGCGCGGCGGCGTGCCGATGATCACCCCCGCCTCCACCAACCCCAAGGTCACCGAGATCGGGGATTACATCTTCCGCGTCTGCTTCGTGGATCCGTTCCAGGGCGAGGTCATCGCGCGCTTCCTAGTGGATAACCTCGGCCTCAAGCGCGTCGGCATCATCTACGACCTGACGAATGATTACAGCGCGGGCCTCGCGGATTACGTCGAGGACAACGTCGAGAAGCTCGGCGGCGAGGTCGTCTCGCGGCAGACGTTCAGCGAGCAGGACAAGAGCTTCAAGGCGCAGTTGACTGCGATGCAGGCGCGCCGGCCGCAAGCGATCTTCGTCTCAGCGTACTACACCGAGGCCGCGCTGGTCGCGCGCCAGGCGCGGCAGTTGGGGATCGCGGCGACGCTCATGGGGCCCGACGGGTGGGACTCGCCGATGCTCGTCGAGAGCGGCGGCGATGCGGTGGAAGGCGGCTACTTCAGCGACCATTACTCCGCGGACTCGCCCAACCCGCGGACGCAGGAGTTCGTCGCGGCGTATCGCGAGCGCTACGGCGAGTCGCCCGATGCGCTCGCGGCATTGGGCTATGACGCAGCGGGCCTGCTGGTTGATGCGATCCGCCGGGCGGGGTCGGCGGAGGGCGCGGCGATCCGCGACGTCCTCGCCGCGACGACGGAGTATGACGGCGCGACCGGCGCGATCAGCATGGACGCCGAGCGCAACGCGCGCAAGCCGGCCGTCATTCTGCAAGTCAAGGACGGCAAGTTCGTGCTGGTGGAGACGATCGCGCCGTAA
- a CDS encoding sugar ABC transporter ATP-binding protein: MCSMDSQAVVSETETPVLVMEQITKDFPGVRALDSVTLDVRGGEVHALVGENGAGKSTLVKILAGALLGDAGEIRVNGRPVDIISPHAAQQLGVAMIYQEFNLVPHLSVAENIFLGREPQLFRGVIDWGRMYREAAAVLDRLGVSMDVRQPVSRLSVAQQQMVEIAKAISARAKLIVMDEPSATLTEHELVRLFELIRALRADGVSIIYISHRLEEIFEIADRVTVLRDGELVGTHLVSDVTKDDIIRMMVGRQLTAQIPKREVEIGQEILR, from the coding sequence ATGTGCAGCATGGATTCACAAGCAGTCGTGTCTGAGACCGAGACCCCAGTTCTGGTGATGGAGCAGATCACCAAGGACTTCCCCGGCGTGCGCGCTCTCGACAGCGTGACACTCGACGTGCGCGGCGGCGAGGTGCACGCGCTGGTCGGGGAGAACGGCGCCGGGAAGTCAACGCTGGTCAAGATCCTCGCCGGCGCGTTGCTGGGCGACGCCGGCGAGATTCGCGTCAACGGCCGGCCGGTGGATATCATCTCCCCTCACGCCGCACAGCAGCTCGGCGTGGCGATGATCTACCAGGAGTTCAACCTCGTCCCCCACCTCTCGGTGGCGGAGAACATCTTCCTCGGGCGCGAGCCGCAGCTCTTCCGCGGCGTCATTGACTGGGGGCGCATGTATCGCGAGGCGGCGGCCGTGCTCGACCGTCTCGGCGTGAGCATGGACGTCCGCCAGCCGGTCAGCCGTTTGAGCGTGGCGCAGCAGCAGATGGTGGAGATCGCGAAAGCCATCTCGGCGCGCGCCAAGCTCATCGTCATGGACGAGCCCTCCGCGACCCTGACCGAGCACGAACTCGTGCGCCTCTTCGAGTTGATCCGCGCGCTGCGCGCGGACGGCGTGAGCATCATCTACATCTCCCACCGGCTGGAGGAGATCTTCGAGATCGCCGACCGCGTGACGGTGCTCCGCGACGGCGAACTCGTCGGCACTCACCTCGTGAGCGACGTGACCAAGGACGACATCATCCGCATGATGGTCGGGCGCCAGCTCACCGCGCAGATCCCCAAGCGCGAAGTGGAGATCGGACAGGAGATCCTGCGC
- a CDS encoding GNAT family N-acetyltransferase has translation MTIQTRQVGDAYLVECVVSGVQASRLFVRDRRTHIGTAVLRMGGIADVETDEHYRRRGYARHVLDGAMALMQDKRYDISTLFGISDFYPRWGYAPVFPETRVFVSAKDAAAVNATYRLRRLTRNELPATLELYRRNNAARTGAIVRQRSMWSGFRHGSRHKWPTNVYGAFDGRGRLTGYVVLDKSPAEAIIVEVGYRREDVFGTLLAAGVRQARRVKAEQIHVLAPADHPFVEFCQQFGCRVVIQYHRSGGAMGRIINLEGCFSRLVPELTRRLRRVGTRHAVPVRSSGRLRVATDIGEVVLRITHDAVSIAESSSATDARLDITQAALSQLLFGYRAASAMVQSKQASLRGAPVELLDVLFPRVWAYVWHPDYF, from the coding sequence TTGACTATACAAACACGACAAGTTGGCGACGCGTACCTCGTTGAATGCGTTGTCAGCGGCGTCCAGGCGAGCCGTCTGTTCGTCCGCGATCGGCGCACGCATATCGGCACTGCCGTGCTGCGCATGGGCGGCATCGCCGATGTCGAGACGGACGAGCACTATCGCAGGCGCGGCTACGCCCGACACGTGCTCGATGGCGCGATGGCGCTGATGCAGGACAAGCGCTACGACATCTCGACGCTGTTCGGCATCTCCGACTTCTACCCGCGCTGGGGCTACGCGCCGGTATTCCCCGAGACGCGCGTGTTCGTGTCGGCGAAGGATGCGGCCGCGGTCAACGCAACGTACCGCCTGCGCAGGTTGACCCGCAACGAGCTGCCCGCGACACTCGAGCTTTACCGGCGCAACAACGCCGCGCGCACGGGGGCAATCGTGCGGCAGCGCAGCATGTGGTCGGGCTTCCGACACGGCAGCAGACATAAGTGGCCGACGAACGTCTATGGGGCTTTTGACGGGCGCGGTCGGCTGACGGGGTACGTGGTCCTGGACAAATCACCCGCGGAGGCGATCATCGTCGAGGTCGGTTACCGCCGTGAGGATGTCTTCGGCACGCTGCTGGCGGCGGGGGTACGGCAGGCGCGCCGCGTGAAAGCCGAGCAGATTCACGTGCTGGCGCCTGCGGATCACCCGTTCGTCGAGTTCTGCCAGCAGTTCGGGTGCCGCGTCGTCATCCAGTACCATCGCAGCGGCGGCGCGATGGGACGAATCATCAACCTCGAGGGATGCTTCTCGCGACTTGTGCCCGAACTGACGCGGCGGCTGCGCCGGGTAGGGACACGGCACGCTGTGCCCGTACGGTCGTCGGGGCGCCTGCGCGTCGCAACCGACATCGGAGAGGTCGTCTTGCGCATAACGCACGACGCGGTCAGCATTGCGGAATCGAGCAGCGCAACCGACGCACGGCTCGACATCACGCAGGCTGCGTTGAGTCAGTTGCTGTTCGGCTACAGAGCCGCCTCTGCGATGGTGCAGTCGAAGCAGGCCTCCCTGCGCGGGGCGCCGGTGGAGCTGCTGGACGTGCTGTTCCCACGCGTCTGGGCGTACGTGTGGCACCCCGACTACTTCTGA
- a CDS encoding neutral/alkaline non-lysosomal ceramidase N-terminal domain-containing protein, translating to MTHTSRKNRVSTLALVAVLTMLVLSIGCAQEAARAPVAATAAPDITITGVAPADLGAAADGDLRAGAAAVEITPPQSTWDVMMAGYFNPEQTPTGVHDPLYAKALVLDNGAVRLCIVTTDLLSIPVNLRNAALAKLSPAAGLAPERVLICASHTHSGPGGLTEMKFAAQFLGGYRSDLADFVATRIAGAIEAAAADLRPAKWGYASANLSGVTHNRRGNELTDPGVAVLRIDGADDKPIALLANFGTHPVFLDDDNREFSADFVGYMLRAIESSRGGVAMFANGALGDQNPDQDDRLPQGYPRAEAYGTRMAQE from the coding sequence ATGACGCACACCTCACGCAAGAATCGAGTTTCCACTTTGGCATTAGTCGCCGTGCTGACGATGCTCGTTCTCAGCATCGGCTGCGCGCAGGAGGCGGCGCGCGCCCCGGTCGCCGCAACCGCCGCGCCGGACATCACCATCACGGGCGTGGCCCCGGCGGACCTCGGCGCGGCCGCCGATGGCGACCTGCGCGCGGGCGCCGCGGCGGTCGAGATAACCCCGCCGCAGAGCACGTGGGACGTGATGATGGCGGGGTACTTCAATCCGGAGCAGACGCCCACCGGCGTCCACGACCCGCTCTACGCGAAGGCGCTTGTCCTCGACAACGGAGCGGTGCGGCTGTGCATCGTCACCACCGATCTCCTGTCCATTCCGGTCAACTTGCGCAACGCCGCGCTGGCAAAGCTGTCGCCCGCGGCGGGACTCGCCCCGGAACGGGTCCTCATCTGCGCCAGCCACACGCATTCCGGCCCCGGCGGGCTGACCGAGATGAAGTTCGCCGCGCAATTCCTCGGCGGGTATCGCTCCGACCTCGCGGATTTCGTCGCGACGCGAATCGCCGGCGCAATTGAGGCCGCCGCGGCCGACCTGCGCCCGGCGAAGTGGGGATACGCCAGCGCCAACCTGTCCGGGGTGACGCATAACCGCCGCGGCAATGAGCTGACCGATCCGGGGGTGGCGGTGCTGCGCATTGACGGCGCCGACGACAAGCCGATCGCTCTGCTCGCCAACTTCGGCACTCATCCGGTGTTCCTGGATGACGACAACCGCGAGTTCTCGGCGGACTTCGTCGGGTACATGTTGCGCGCGATCGAATCGTCCCGCGGCGGCGTGGCGATGTTCGCCAACGGCGCGCTGGGCGATCAGAACCCGGACCAGGATGACCGGCTGCCGCAGGGCTATCCGCGCGCCGAAGCATACGGCACGCGCATGGCGCAGGAGG
- a CDS encoding ABC transporter ATP-binding protein, with protein MPLLELDNCTIHFEGVTAVSGLDLAVQPGELIALIGPNGAGKTTVFNMISGIYRPDAGDLRFAGRSIAGLPPHQVARAGIARTFQNIRLFQDLSVLDNVRVAAYPAAPYPMSRALLRTAAFAKAENKLTAHAMRILRRLGLYDLRKLPARSLPYGQQRRLEIARALATHPRLLMLDEPTAGMNPRETDALMHLIRRVRDEFDLTVLLIEHDMRVVMGICERVVVLDYGVVIAQGPPDVIRKDPGVIEAYLGEAPA; from the coding sequence GTGCCGCTGCTCGAACTTGACAACTGCACCATACACTTCGAGGGCGTGACCGCAGTGTCCGGCCTCGACCTCGCCGTGCAGCCCGGCGAGTTGATCGCGCTCATCGGCCCCAACGGCGCTGGCAAGACCACCGTGTTCAACATGATCAGCGGCATCTACCGGCCCGATGCGGGCGACCTGCGCTTCGCGGGCCGCTCCATCGCCGGCCTCCCGCCGCATCAGGTCGCGCGCGCGGGCATCGCTCGCACGTTCCAGAACATCCGCCTCTTCCAGGATCTGTCCGTACTCGACAACGTCCGCGTCGCGGCGTACCCGGCCGCGCCGTATCCGATGTCCCGGGCGCTGCTGCGCACCGCGGCGTTCGCCAAGGCCGAGAACAAGCTCACCGCCCACGCCATGCGCATCCTGCGGCGGCTCGGCCTCTACGACCTCAGGAAGCTCCCCGCCCGCAGCCTGCCCTACGGCCAGCAGCGGCGATTGGAGATCGCCCGCGCGCTCGCCACCCACCCGCGCCTGCTCATGCTCGACGAACCGACGGCGGGCATGAACCCGCGCGAGACGGACGCGCTGATGCATCTCATTCGCCGCGTGCGCGACGAGTTCGACCTGACCGTGCTCCTCATCGAGCACGACATGCGCGTCGTCATGGGCATCTGCGAGCGGGTCGTGGTACTGGACTACGGCGTCGTCATCGCACAAGGCCCGCCCGACGTCATCCGCAAGGACCCCGGGGTCATCGAGGCGTATCTGGGAGAAGCGCCTGCGTAG
- a CDS encoding branched-chain amino acid ABC transporter permease, which produces MIEFAQLLAQGIAWGSVYALIALGYTMVYGVLRLINFAHGDVYMVGAFIAFYIITYTHVGLLAAVLIAMAGCAVLGVVIERGAYRPLRTHPRLAALITAIGVSLLLENGGQLLFGPEPKPFPRELLTGSLADALAAVSGAVHRATGVIIAKEQILIILSSLVLMGALQVFVLRTKAGKAMRAVAADRDTASLMGINTDSIISLTFVIGSALAAAAGVLVSLEVGQIDPIMGLMPGLKAFVAAVLGGIGNIPGAMIGGVIMGVAECLVVGYISSSYRDAIAFAILIIILLLKPTGLTGKGAVEKV; this is translated from the coding sequence GTGATTGAATTCGCGCAACTCCTCGCCCAGGGCATCGCCTGGGGCAGCGTCTACGCCCTGATCGCCCTCGGCTACACCATGGTCTACGGCGTCCTGCGCCTGATCAATTTCGCGCACGGCGACGTGTACATGGTGGGGGCGTTCATCGCCTTCTACATCATCACCTACACCCACGTCGGGCTGCTCGCCGCCGTGCTCATCGCGATGGCGGGGTGCGCCGTGCTCGGGGTGGTCATCGAGCGCGGGGCGTACCGACCGCTGCGCACCCACCCGCGCCTCGCCGCGCTCATCACGGCGATCGGCGTGTCGCTGCTCCTGGAGAACGGCGGACAGTTGCTGTTCGGGCCGGAGCCGAAGCCGTTCCCGCGTGAGCTGCTCACCGGTTCGCTCGCCGACGCGCTCGCCGCCGTAAGCGGCGCCGTCCATCGCGCCACCGGCGTCATCATCGCGAAAGAGCAAATCCTCATCATCCTGTCGTCGCTCGTCCTCATGGGGGCGCTTCAGGTTTTCGTCCTCAGGACCAAAGCGGGCAAGGCGATGCGCGCCGTCGCCGCCGACCGCGACACCGCCAGCCTCATGGGCATCAATACCGACAGCATCATCAGCCTCACCTTCGTCATCGGCTCCGCGCTGGCGGCGGCGGCGGGCGTGCTGGTGTCGCTCGAGGTCGGCCAGATTGATCCGATCATGGGCCTGATGCCGGGCCTCAAGGCATTCGTCGCCGCGGTGCTCGGCGGTATCGGCAACATCCCCGGCGCGATGATCGGCGGCGTCATCATGGGCGTCGCCGAGTGCCTCGTCGTCGGTTACATATCGTCGAGCTACCGCGACGCCATCGCGTTCGCGATACTCATCATCATCCTGCTGCTCAAGCCCACGGGTCTGACCGGCAAGGGCGCGGTGGAGAAGGTGTGA
- a CDS encoding HD domain-containing protein, which produces MHDDEQLMIGDVVSAGQLKRVIEDAVSHAPIGVGVLDADGRLLAERHSDASPCPRVFVAADESARCPHAALDLAWSAAGHDEPVEDHCPQGGRRCAYPLRYRDRLWGSLVACSRDGAPQSLFDAVARLTVQRLRDLIVAGFELQNLSREIVANYEQLTLLYSSSAEFGAAHDVAEICERLLDQVTVQVPSEAAAVLLLDEETGRARAAAGHGDLCDAFYSPMPDMPDGVLSHVLGTGEPVVVCDVPRGSDASESSVLCVALMAGERLLGAICARDKLAGEEYLAGDAKLIGAMASQTAIAISNAMLFGDVKNLFLGTVRSLASAVDAKDPYTLGHSQRVTQYALAVAQELELSASECEDLQLAALLHDVGKIGLPDEILLKAGKLTSDEWEQVRKHPIWGEEILRPIKQLRRVASWIRHEHERWNGSGYPDGLKGADIPLPSRIIAVADAFDALTSDRSYRKAVSVSEAIGVLQSVAGTEYDSEVLAAFLTALEIGRISK; this is translated from the coding sequence GTGCATGACGACGAACAGCTGATGATCGGGGACGTCGTTTCCGCCGGCCAGTTGAAGCGGGTCATCGAGGACGCCGTGTCCCACGCTCCCATCGGCGTGGGCGTACTTGATGCCGATGGACGGCTGCTTGCCGAGAGACACTCCGACGCCAGCCCGTGTCCCCGCGTGTTCGTGGCCGCGGACGAGTCGGCTCGGTGCCCGCACGCCGCGCTGGATCTGGCATGGTCGGCGGCCGGGCATGACGAGCCCGTCGAGGATCACTGCCCCCAGGGAGGACGGCGCTGTGCCTATCCCCTGCGGTATCGCGACCGACTGTGGGGATCGCTCGTTGCGTGTTCTCGAGATGGGGCTCCGCAGTCGCTGTTCGATGCAGTGGCCCGTCTCACCGTGCAGCGCCTGCGCGATCTGATCGTCGCCGGCTTTGAACTGCAGAACCTGTCCCGGGAGATCGTCGCGAACTACGAGCAACTGACCTTGCTCTACAGCTCCTCGGCCGAGTTCGGCGCGGCACACGACGTCGCTGAGATCTGCGAGCGCCTGCTCGACCAGGTGACCGTCCAGGTGCCGTCTGAGGCGGCTGCGGTTTTGCTGCTGGATGAGGAGACAGGCCGCGCGCGCGCCGCCGCCGGGCACGGCGATCTCTGCGACGCGTTCTACTCCCCGATGCCCGACATGCCTGACGGCGTGCTCAGCCACGTCCTCGGCACGGGAGAGCCGGTCGTCGTCTGCGATGTGCCCCGCGGCTCAGATGCCAGCGAAAGCTCCGTCCTCTGCGTGGCCCTGATGGCCGGTGAGCGCCTGCTGGGCGCGATCTGCGCGCGCGACAAGCTCGCGGGCGAGGAGTACCTCGCCGGCGACGCCAAGCTCATCGGCGCCATGGCGTCCCAGACGGCGATCGCGATATCGAACGCCATGCTGTTCGGCGATGTCAAGAACCTATTCCTCGGCACCGTGCGCTCCCTCGCCTCTGCCGTGGACGCCAAGGACCCGTACACCCTGGGGCACTCCCAGCGCGTGACGCAGTACGCGCTCGCCGTCGCGCAGGAACTGGAGCTGTCGGCATCGGAATGCGAGGACCTCCAGCTCGCCGCGCTGCTCCACGACGTCGGCAAGATCGGCTTGCCCGATGAGATCCTGCTCAAGGCGGGCAAGCTGACCTCCGACGAGTGGGAGCAAGTGCGCAAGCACCCGATCTGGGGGGAGGAAATACTGCGCCCGATCAAGCAACTTCGCCGCGTCGCCTCATGGATCCGCCACGAGCACGAACGGTGGAACGGCAGCGGCTATCCAGACGGCCTCAAGGGTGCCGACATCCCGCTGCCCAGTCGCATCATCGCCGTCGCCGACGCCTTCGACGCCCTGACCTCCGACCGCTCCTACCGCAAGGCGGTGTCCGTGTCCGAAGCGATTGGGGTGCTCCAATCCGTCGCGGGCACTGAGTATGACTCCGAAGTCCTGGCCGCGTTTCTTACCGCGCTCGAAATCGGCAGGATCAGCAAGTAG
- a CDS encoding substrate-binding domain-containing protein, producing MKILVVGAVSVAAVVALSSCASRQPAASKTRIGVTLLTRSHEFYQDLESAMSRTADDLGMELMIQSADFKVETQTSQVEDFINAGVSAIVICPADSKAIVGAVRRANDANIPVFTADIAALGGDVVCHIASDNVQGGRLIGEHLAKLLNGKGEVVIIDHPVTTSVQDRVRGFDEAMSKHPGITVVARPTAEGQRTKAVDVAETMLQAYPNLDAFFGINDDSALGALQAVEQAKRGDRVVVVGYDATAEARQEILAVSPLKADAVQFPRKIGEVTIRTVDKYLRGESVPKVIPVEVGIVDRESLMAERAGAAK from the coding sequence ATGAAGATCTTGGTTGTCGGCGCGGTGAGCGTGGCTGCGGTCGTCGCGCTGTCCTCCTGCGCGAGCCGGCAGCCCGCGGCGTCGAAAACCCGTATCGGAGTCACGCTGCTCACCAGATCCCACGAGTTCTACCAGGATCTGGAGTCGGCGATGAGCAGGACCGCCGACGACCTCGGCATGGAACTCATGATCCAGTCCGCCGACTTCAAGGTCGAGACGCAGACGAGCCAAGTCGAGGACTTCATCAACGCCGGCGTGAGCGCCATCGTCATCTGTCCCGCCGACTCGAAAGCGATCGTCGGGGCGGTAAGACGAGCCAACGATGCGAATATCCCGGTCTTCACCGCGGACATCGCGGCTCTCGGCGGGGACGTCGTGTGCCACATCGCGTCGGACAACGTGCAGGGCGGCCGCCTCATTGGCGAGCACCTGGCCAAGCTGTTGAACGGCAAGGGCGAAGTCGTCATCATTGACCACCCCGTGACGACGTCGGTGCAGGACCGGGTGCGCGGCTTCGACGAGGCGATGTCGAAGCACCCCGGGATCACGGTCGTGGCCCGGCCCACGGCGGAAGGCCAGCGCACCAAGGCGGTCGACGTGGCGGAGACCATGCTCCAGGCCTATCCGAACCTCGACGCATTCTTCGGCATCAACGACGACAGCGCGCTCGGCGCGCTCCAGGCGGTGGAGCAGGCGAAGCGAGGGGATCGAGTGGTCGTCGTGGGCTACGACGCCACCGCCGAGGCGCGGCAGGAGATTCTCGCCGTCAGCCCGCTCAAGGCCGATGCCGTGCAGTTCCCGCGGAAGATCGGCGAGGTCACCATCCGGACGGTCGACAAGTACCTGCGCGGCGAATCCGTGCCCAAGGTGATCCCGGTCGAGGTCGGCATCGTGGACCGGGAGTCCCTGATGGCTGAGCGCGCCGGCGCGGCGAAGTAG
- a CDS encoding ABC transporter ATP-binding protein encodes MLRIDDLTVRYGAIEALSGVSLRVDHGEVVTLIGANGAGKSTLLMTISGLLRGERGSIRFAGADITRAVPHRIVRMGIAHVPEGRRVFADLSVEENLELGAYARPPDRQVRQDRDHVYALFPQLAKRRRQRAGTLSGGEQQMLAIGRGLMARPRLLLLDEPSLGLAPVLVTEIFKALQEINREGATILLVEQNAHMALRIAARGYVLESGRVTLSGAAHELEGNPGVREAYLGE; translated from the coding sequence CTGCTGCGAATAGACGACCTGACCGTGCGCTACGGCGCCATCGAGGCCTTGTCCGGCGTCTCGCTGCGCGTGGATCACGGAGAGGTTGTGACCCTGATCGGCGCCAACGGCGCGGGCAAGAGCACCCTGCTCATGACCATCTCCGGGCTGCTGCGCGGCGAGCGCGGGAGCATCCGCTTTGCGGGAGCGGATATCACGCGCGCCGTCCCGCATCGCATCGTGCGCATGGGCATCGCGCACGTCCCCGAGGGGCGGCGCGTGTTCGCTGATCTCTCGGTCGAAGAGAACCTGGAACTCGGCGCGTACGCGCGTCCGCCGGACCGCCAGGTGCGGCAGGACCGCGATCACGTGTACGCCCTGTTTCCGCAGTTGGCCAAACGGCGCCGCCAGCGCGCGGGTACCCTCAGCGGCGGCGAGCAGCAGATGCTGGCCATCGGGCGCGGGCTCATGGCGCGGCCGCGCCTGCTCCTCTTGGACGAACCATCCCTGGGGCTCGCGCCGGTCCTGGTCACCGAGATCTTCAAAGCGCTCCAGGAAATCAACCGCGAAGGTGCAACTATACTACTGGTCGAGCAGAACGCCCACATGGCCCTGCGCATCGCGGCGCGCGGGTACGTCCTCGAGAGCGGGCGCGTCACCCTGTCCGGCGCGGCGCACGAGCTGGAGGGCAACCCCGGGGTTAGGGAAGCGTACCTCGGGGAATGA